Proteins co-encoded in one Nicotiana sylvestris chromosome 7, ASM39365v2, whole genome shotgun sequence genomic window:
- the LOC104217511 gene encoding glyoxylate/succinic semialdehyde reductase 1 produces MEEIGFLGTGIMGKAMAVNLLRHGFKVTVWNRTLSRCDELVQHGASVGETPAAVVKKCKYTIAMLSDPAAALSVVFDKDGALEQICGGKGYIDMSTVDADTSSKISEAITSKGGCFVEAPVSGSKKPAEDGQLVILAAGDKALYDQVLPAFDVLGKKSFFLGQVGNGAKMKLVVNMIMGSMMNAFSEGVVLADKSGLDPHTLLDVLDLGAIANPMFKMKGPAMINNSYPPAFPLKHQQKDMRLALALGDENAVPMPVAAAANEAFKKARSLGLGDHDFSAVFETIRGAQSST; encoded by the exons atggaggaaatagggTTTCTGGGGACGGGCATAATGGGAAAGGCAATGGCCGTCAACTTGCTCCGCCATGGTTTCAAGGTTACTGTTTGGAATCGCACTCTCTCCAGG TGTGATGAGCTAGTGCAACATGGAGCTTCTGTTGGAGAAACTCCTGCAGCGGTAGTCAAGAAATGCAAGTATACAATTGCGATGCTGTCTGATCCTGCTGCAGCTCTTTCA GTGGTTTTCGACAAAGATGGTGCTCTTGAGCAGATATGTGGTGGGAAGGGGTACATAGACATGTCAACCGTTGATGCTGATACTTCTTCAAAGATTAGTGAG GCCATTACATCAAAGGGTGGTTGTTTTGTTGAAGCTCCAGTTTCAGGGAGCAAAAAGCCAGCTGAAGATGGCCAACTAGTAATTCTAGCAGCTGGGGACAAG GCGCTATACGATCAAGTGCTACCTGCTTTTGATGTCTTAGGAAAGAAATCCTTTTTCTTGGGACAGGTTGGAAATGGAGCAAAAATGAAACTTGTTGTTAATATGATCATGGGCAG TATGATGAACGCGTTTTCGGAAGGAGTTGTATTGGCCGACAAAAGTGGATTGGACCCTCATACCCTTCTTGATGTGTTG GACCTTGGAGCCATTGCTAACCCAATGTTTAAGATGAAAGGACCTGCTATGATCAACAACAGTTACCCGCCTGCATTTCCTCTCAAACACCAGCAAAAGGACATGAGGTTGGCTCTAGCACTCGGAGACGAGAATGCAGTGCCAATGCCAGTAGCAGCTGCTGCTAATGAGGCATTCAAGAAGGCGAGGAGCTTGGGTTTGGGAGACCATGACTTTTCAGCTGTGTTTGAGACTATTAGGGGAGCTCAAAGTTCAACCTGA